The genomic segment GACTACAGTCGTAATAAGCGGTGTCTGAATAAATTCATCTGGTTGGACGGCAGCCACAAAAACATGAACCGCCATAAACACAAGTGCAAGTTGAACCGGCCAATTATCCGCTTTCCCACTATTCATCCAGAAAAATACCGCGAATAACCCAAATACAACTACCGTTACTACTTGCGCAATCATTTCGCCTTCATTCAATAAAACCATTATCACCTGATACACAACTTGAACTAAAACTGCACCCGTAAAAAGTGCCCGAAATCCATTAGCATCAAGCCGCCCCTTCTTCATGTCCCATAAGGTCTTCCCGGCAATAAATAGCAGCCCCAAGTAAAAACCGACTGCCCCACCGTGGAAATAAACAATCGCAAGTGGTGACCGAAGAACCGAATTGAAATCAGTGAGTACTATACTCAATTTCCAAACAATCACCAAGTAAAAGAACGCATCTCCTATGATTTCCGCCTGCTTCTTCCCAAATCTGAACCGAACTGCACTATATGCAACAACAAATGCTACCATGAGGGCAATCCAAGATGAGGGAACACTAAGGCTTCCTATCGTGAAAAATGAAGTGACTGGCATTCGCATTTGCCCCCTTCAACACCTAATACCATAATCGTATCCAAAAATAGCATCGAAAGCCATCATTCTAGTTGAAAGAAACAAAAAAAATCCGCCTCAGTCTTGAGGCGGACACAATTAGTTAGAATGATACATAACGTAATGGATTCACGGCACTTGGTCCAGATGCAGACCAGTTTCCGATATGCATTTCAAAATGGAGGTGAGGCCCGGTCGATGCGCCTGTGGTTCCAATCTTCCCGATGAACTGGCCTTTCGCAACTTGCTGACCAGCGCTTGTATTAATGCTGGACAAATGTGCATAAACTGTTGTGAAAATCTGCCCATCAATTGAATGTGTCACCATGATTACATTGCCGTAAGTTCCCATTGGTCCGGCGTGGGAAACAACACCGTCACCCGCCGATACAACAGATGTTCCAGTGCTATTCGCAATATCGGCTCCACGGTGCTGCCTTTGAGTGCCGTAAATTGGATGCGTTCTCCAACCGAATGACGACGTGTAAGTTCCGGAAGCAGGTTTCGTCCATGTCCCATTTGAGACGGGTGGAAGATAAGAAGATGAACCCCCACTACCACTACTATTTTGTCTGTCTTTCGCGGCTTGAGCTGCCGCTGCTTTACGTGCAATTTCAGCTTGACGCGCAATTTCAGCAATACGTTTTTGTTCTGTTATAATTTTCTTTTCAACATCCTTACTAACTTCATAAGTTTCATGCAAATCAACTTCTAGCTTTTCTTTTTCGTTGGCTAATTTCTGTTGTTCTGCTTCTAGTTTATCGATTAACTTATTCTTATCACTTTTCTGTGCTAAAAGAGATGCTCTCAAGTTTTGAAGTTCTTTTTTAGCGGCTTCCTGCTTGGCAAGTTTTGACTCGACAAGTGCTTTTTCTTCTTCAAGCTGCGCAATATCACTCGCTTGTTGCTCCATAATACTTCGATCTGCATCCATTAAAGAATTGACAGCTGAAAAACGGTCTATGAAATCTGCAAAACTATTGGCTCCGAGAAGAACGTCAAGATAGCTAACTTGTCCGCCTTTTACTTGCATAGCACGAACACGTTCACGCAATACCACGTCACGCTCTTCAATTTTCTTTTCAAGATCAGCAATTGAAATGCGTAACGCATCAATTTCTTCGGTTGTTTTATTTATTTGTCCGATAACACGGTTAATCTGTTCGTTGGATTCGTTTATTTTAGCGTTAAGTGCTAAAATTTGATCCGTAATTTTTTCGATAGTCGTTTTTTTGCTTTTAATTTCAGTATTCTTTTTACTAATTCCCGTATTCAATTCGCTTTTCTTCTTATCAAGTAATTTCTGTTCTTTTTTCAGGTCATCCAAAGGACTCGCTAAAACTCCCGCTCCACTAATAATAGTGGACAGGAAAACGATTGCAATTGTACCTGACAACAGCTTTTTATATCTATTCAACTTCCCAGTTCCCCTCTCACACTCTATCTATCACTTACACTTTAAGAAATTTACGCACAGACATAAAGCTGCCCCAAATACCAATAAAGATCCCCATAAACAGAATCAGTCCATTCAGTTGGATTATAAATGGTGTCGTGTTTAGTAATTGGAACAATTCTCCTTGTAGCTTCGGTTCCAAAAGCTCGAATAGTTTGTAATAGGATATAGAAATGATGAGCATTGGAGCTAATGCCCCCAAAATGCCAAGCCACATTCCTTCCAACAAAAACGGAATACGCACGAAGTTATTCGTCGCTCCGACTAATTTCATAATTTCAATTTCAGTTCTTCTAGCAACGATAGTTATTCGGATCGTGTTCGAAATAAGGAACATCGCCGTGAATAACAGTGCCAATATCAAAACAATACCGATATTCCGGCTCAGGTTAAGTACATTGAAGAGTTTCTCCACTTTTTCTTCGCCATACACGACCTCATATGTATAGTCGTATGTATCAATTTTCTTAGCAATAGTAGCAGTCTGTTGTGGATCCTTCGCTTTTACATAGAGTGCATCGCCAAGCGGATTACTCTGTTTATATAAACTAAGTTCGTCACCAAATGATTTAATCATCTTGTCTAGCTCAGCATCTCTCGACGAATAGACCACTTCGAGAACGCCATCTGTCGAACGAACTTTTTCTACCAGCTCTTTAATTATCAACTTATCTGCAGCTGGATCCGCAACCACTTTAATTTCCACGTCATTCTCGATACTTTGCGCGAGATGATTAAAATTCATCATAATCACGATGAATACACCGACAAGCAGGAGGGTGACAGTAACAGCACTGACTGACGCAAATGTCATCCAGCTATTACGGCGAATACTTTTGAAGCTTTCGCGTACATGCCGACCGAGTGTTCTAGCCTTCATAGTACTCACCTCCGTATTCGTCACGGGTAATGAGTCCGCCTTCTATTGCGATAACACGGTGTTTTATAGCATTAACAATCTCCCTATTATGGGTGGCCATGACAATCGTCGTTCCACGAGCATTAATCTGTTCGAAGATCCTCATGATCTCCCATGATGTTTCAGGGTCAAGATTTCCTGTCGGTTCATCTGCAATGACAACTTTCGGTACGTTGACGATTGACCTCGCGATGGAAACACGTTGCTCTTCTCCACCTGATAATTCGTTCGGGAACATCCGCGCTTTTTGCGTAAGTCCGACAAGCGCAAGAACATCGTTCACTTTTTTTCGTATTTCTGCTGGCGGTGCTTCAATGACTTCGAGCGCAAACGCCACATTCTCGTAAACATTCAATTTAGGTAATAATTTAAAGTCCTGAAAAACGACACCAATCTGCCTGCGCAATTGGGGTACACGTTTGTTACGCAATGTTGCAAGATTTATACCATTAATAAGAATTTCCCCACTTGTTGGTCTTTCTTCACGATACATCATTTTAATAAATGTCGATTTACCTGCACCACTCGGACCGACCACGTAAACAAATTCTCCCCGGTCGATTTCGATGTTAATGCCATTTGCTGCTACGACACCGTTTGGATACTTTTTGTAGACATTTTTCATCACAATCATTCTAAAACCACCTGAATATTTTTGTCTCTCTTTTTTTCCAACAGCCCCATTATAACATGATTCACCTTTCTAAGTATTACAGTTGTGTTTCAATTAAAACTTGAATATAACGTCGATAAACATAGAACGTAGTACTATTATACAATAAAACTAGTAGACCAAAAGTCTAACTCACTTGTTTGTATTCGACCTTTAGGAGGTAACTCCTCTTTTTTTTGACAATAATATTTGAACTAGCGGATGGTTTTATCAAATGATGAAGAGTTCCGTTGAACTGTGAGGGAAATGCGGGAGCTATGTCTAACTGTCAGGGTATTTCTGCTAACTGTGAGGGCTTACTGTCGAACTGTCACGGCATTTCGACATACTCTAAGGGCAACGCCAAACTGTCATGGCTTTTCTGCTAACTGTGAGGGCTTACTGTCGAACTGTCACG from the Sporosarcina psychrophila genome contains:
- a CDS encoding murein hydrolase activator EnvC family protein, encoding MNRYKKLLSGTIAIVFLSTIISGAGVLASPLDDLKKEQKLLDKKKSELNTGISKKNTEIKSKKTTIEKITDQILALNAKINESNEQINRVIGQINKTTEEIDALRISIADLEKKIEERDVVLRERVRAMQVKGGQVSYLDVLLGANSFADFIDRFSAVNSLMDADRSIMEQQASDIAQLEEEKALVESKLAKQEAAKKELQNLRASLLAQKSDKNKLIDKLEAEQQKLANEKEKLEVDLHETYEVSKDVEKKIITEQKRIAEIARQAEIARKAAAAQAAKDRQNSSGSGGSSSYLPPVSNGTWTKPASGTYTSSFGWRTHPIYGTQRQHRGADIANSTGTSVVSAGDGVVSHAGPMGTYGNVIMVTHSIDGQIFTTVYAHLSSINTSAGQQVAKGQFIGKIGTTGASTGPHLHFEMHIGNWSASGPSAVNPLRYVSF
- the ftsX gene encoding permease-like cell division protein FtsX; translation: MKARTLGRHVRESFKSIRRNSWMTFASVSAVTVTLLLVGVFIVIMMNFNHLAQSIENDVEIKVVADPAADKLIIKELVEKVRSTDGVLEVVYSSRDAELDKMIKSFGDELSLYKQSNPLGDALYVKAKDPQQTATIAKKIDTYDYTYEVVYGEEKVEKLFNVLNLSRNIGIVLILALLFTAMFLISNTIRITIVARRTEIEIMKLVGATNNFVRIPFLLEGMWLGILGALAPMLIISISYYKLFELLEPKLQGELFQLLNTTPFIIQLNGLILFMGIFIGIWGSFMSVRKFLKV
- the ftsE gene encoding cell division ATP-binding protein FtsE, yielding MIVMKNVYKKYPNGVVAANGINIEIDRGEFVYVVGPSGAGKSTFIKMMYREERPTSGEILINGINLATLRNKRVPQLRRQIGVVFQDFKLLPKLNVYENVAFALEVIEAPPAEIRKKVNDVLALVGLTQKARMFPNELSGGEEQRVSIARSIVNVPKVVIADEPTGNLDPETSWEIMRIFEQINARGTTIVMATHNREIVNAIKHRVIAIEGGLITRDEYGGEYYEG